A section of the Macadamia integrifolia cultivar HAES 741 chromosome 9, SCU_Mint_v3, whole genome shotgun sequence genome encodes:
- the LOC122088263 gene encoding probable protein phosphatase 2C 25 produces the protein MFSWLARLAGACLRPVRQYARMSKDDEDGMDDALLWFRDLDRHSLGEFSIAVVQANEAIEDQSQVETGPHGTFVGIYDGHAGPDASRFVCDHLFLHLMRLSRENGNISEDVLRNAFFATEEGFLALVRRTQETKPLMAATGSCCLVGVIWRGVLHVANLGDSRAVMGCLGRSNYIVADQLTREHNASLEEVRQELKSLHPDDSHIVVLKHGVWRVKGIIQVSRSIGDAYLKKPEFAIDSIPKFRLSEPLRRPALTAEPSIYSRPIRHQDKFVIFASDGLWEHMTNQEAVEIVYNHPRAGIARRLIRTAMTEAAKKREMTYETIKNVERGIRRFFHDDITVVVIFIDQELLGRNASVPELSVRGFIDRVLPSDFSVLDGIAAHASSSIR, from the exons ATGTTTTCGTGGTTGGCAAGGCTTGCAGGGGCGTGCTTGCGCCCGGTCCGGCAGTACGCCCGTATGAGCAAGGATGATGAGGACGGAATGGACGACGCGCTTCTCTGGTTCAGAGACCTCGACCGGCATTCTTTGGGCGAGTTCTCGATCGCCGTCGTCCAAGCTAACGAGGCCATTGAGGATCAGAGCCAGGTTGAGACGGGCCCGCATGGTACATTCGTCGGGATTTATGATGGTCACGCTGGCCCCGATGCTTCTCGCTTCGTCTGCGATcatcttttccttcatcttATGA GGCTCTCTCGCGAAAATGGAAATATTTCTGAAGATGTTCTGAGAAATGCGTTTTTTGCAACAGAGGAAGGATTTCTTGCTCTTGTGCGTAGAACACAGGAAACTAAGCCTTTAATGGCCGCAACCGGATCCTGTTGTTTGGTTGGTGTTATCTGGAGAGGGGTACTGCATGTTGCTAATTTGGGTGATTCTCGAGCAGTAATGGGTTGTTTAGGTAGGTCAAATTATATTGTTGCGGATCAATTGACAAGAGAACATAATGCAAGTCTGGAGGAGGTTAGACAAGAACTCAAGTCTTTGCATCCTGATGATTCTCATATTGTTGTCCTGAAGCATGGGGTATGGCGTGTCAAAGGCATCATCCAG GTATCTAGATCTATAGGGGATGCATACTTGAAGAAGCCAGAGTTCGCCATTGATTCTATCCCAAAGTTTCGGCTTTCGGAGCCGCTACGCAGGCCTGCTCTAACAGCTGAACCTTCCATATATTCAAGACCCATCCGACACCAAGATAAATTTGTAATATTTGCATCAGATGGGCTCTGGGAACACATGACGAACCAGGAGGCTGTTGAGATTGTGTATAATCATCCACGAGCA GGAATAGCAAGACGACTGATCCGCACAGCTATGACTGAGGCCGCTAAGAAGAGGGAAATGACGTATGAAACCATCAAGAATGTTGAAAGGGGAATCCGACGGTTCTTCCATGATGATATTACAGTGGTTGTTATCTTCATAGATCAAGAGTTGCTTGGGAGAAATGCATCAGTACCAGAACTGTCAGTACGAGGGTTCATTGACAGAGTCCTGCCATCAGATTTTTCAGTTTTAGATGGGATTGCTGCCCATGCTAGCTCCTCAATCCGATGA